CCGCAATATCTTCCTGGGCCTCAATGACGGGCTGGTGGAAATTCTTGGAGCCGTGAGCGGGTTCTTCGGCGCCTTTGGCGACGCCGTCACCGTCTTGATCGCCGCCTCGACCACCGCAGTGGCCGGCGCATTGTCGATGGGAGCCGGGGCGTTTCTAGCGCTGAACTCCGAAAAAGAAGTACGGGCGATGGAAGCGGCGAAAAAGCGATTCCTTGGAGAAGAGACCGGCTCAGCGGAGATGCAGGAACAGCCGTTGAAGTCAGCCTTATTTGTCGGCGGAGCCTATGTCATCGGCGCCTTGGTTCCGGTGCTCCCCGTACTCTTCGGCGCGAAAGATGCGCTGGTGTCCGTCCTGACGGCGGGGACCATGGTCATCCTCGTCTCGTCGATTCTTGCGTTCTTGTCAGGAATGGAGATGAAACGCCGGATCCTGCTGAATCTCGTGATCATCACCGTCGCGGTGAGCGTAAGTTATGCAATTGGGTTGGCGGCGAAACAGATCTGGGGGATTGCGGTGTAGCACGAGAGCCGACTTGCAGGATGCTCAACACGTTCGTCCAGCAAGGCCGCAGGCGGAGCAAGAACCGGAGGCGTACCCTCAGGGGTACGTTGAGGATTCTTGCGAGCCGAGAACGATGCTGGCGGACCTGTTCAGCATCCTGCCTTAGCGGCCGTGGACCATGGGTAACTCGCGCGACCCTTCCGCTTCCTGCTGAATGCGTAACCGCTCCAGCCGGGACTCTTCCATCACATGCTGAAGCACTTCGTCCGTCATC
The sequence above is a segment of the Nitrospirota bacterium genome. Coding sequences within it:
- a CDS encoding VIT1/CCC1 transporter family protein produces the protein MIPTAHRDDPKLARLLILDELFDLSLYKALRDISTDADARNTLDELVLIETRHLAFWQKFFDLKLDRLNPGRQLKLWCFIWLCRLFGSTAVHLVLEAIEVYGVRKYLALWNSYQDQPLGEALKGILQDEFKHEDVLVTKLTERKINPEKIRNIFLGLNDGLVEILGAVSGFFGAFGDAVTVLIAASTTAVAGALSMGAGAFLALNSEKEVRAMEAAKKRFLGEETGSAEMQEQPLKSALFVGGAYVIGALVPVLPVLFGAKDALVSVLTAGTMVILVSSILAFLSGMEMKRRILLNLVIITVAVSVSYAIGLAAKQIWGIAV